The Papaver somniferum cultivar HN1 chromosome 3, ASM357369v1, whole genome shotgun sequence genome includes a region encoding these proteins:
- the LOC113356266 gene encoding probable plastid-lipid-associated protein 4, chloroplastic isoform X2 encodes MASSTSSTLSVQTSIQPSSSSSNYIFQSLPPTSTLHFPSSCNNNLNNKRSLSVTTTTFSEQKWRTRVSFFPSFMKSGKDSKTIKEELLEAIAPLDRGAEATPEDQERIDKRPKLLRSRANYQAINADILRAQNMESWPFFNQVTADLTPLNSRKVAVQFDQFKILGLIPVKAPGRARGELEITYLDEELRVSRGDKGNLFILKMIDPSYRVPV; translated from the exons ATGGCTTCATCTACTTCTTCAACTCTTTCTGTCCAAACAAGCATACAACCTTCTTCCTCCAGCAGTAATTACATATTTCAGTCTCTCCCTCCCACCTCAACTCTTCATTTCCCATCTTCTTGTAATAATAATTTGAACAACAAAAGAAGTCTTTCGGTAACCACCACTACATTCTCTGAGCAAAAATGGAGAACTAGGGTTTCGTTCTTTCCTTCTTTCATGAAAAGTGGGAAAGATAGTAAAACAATCAAGGAGGAACTTCTTGAAGCTATTGCTCCGCTTGACCGAGGAGCTGAAGCTACTCCTGAAGACCAAGAACGAATTGATAAG AGACCCAAGTTGCTAAGATCGAGAGCGAATTACCAGGCAATTAATGCTGATATACTGAGGGCCCAGAATATGGAATCTTGGCCATTCTTCAATCAG GTGACAGCAGACTTGACTCCTTTGAATTCGAGAAAAGTAGCTGTTCAATTCGATCAATTCAAAATACTGGGTTTG ATACCTGTTAAAGCACCAGGAAGAGCTCGTGGTGAATTGGAAATCACATATTTAGATGAGGAGTTAAG AGTTTCAAGAGGTGACAAAGGAAACTTGTTCATTCTGAAAATGATAGATCCATCTTATAGAGTGCCTGTATGA
- the LOC113356266 gene encoding probable plastid-lipid-associated protein 4, chloroplastic isoform X1, with product MASSTSSTLSVQTSIQPSSSSSNYIFQSLPPTSTLHFPSSCNNNLNNKRSLSVTTTTFSEQKWRTRVSFFPSFMKSGKDSKTIKEELLEAIAPLDRGAEATPEDQERIDKIARDLEKVNSVKEPLKSDLLNGKWELIYTTSASILQTQRPKLLRSRANYQAINADILRAQNMESWPFFNQVTADLTPLNSRKVAVQFDQFKILGLIPVKAPGRARGELEITYLDEELRVSRGDKGNLFILKMIDPSYRVPV from the exons ATGGCTTCATCTACTTCTTCAACTCTTTCTGTCCAAACAAGCATACAACCTTCTTCCTCCAGCAGTAATTACATATTTCAGTCTCTCCCTCCCACCTCAACTCTTCATTTCCCATCTTCTTGTAATAATAATTTGAACAACAAAAGAAGTCTTTCGGTAACCACCACTACATTCTCTGAGCAAAAATGGAGAACTAGGGTTTCGTTCTTTCCTTCTTTCATGAAAAGTGGGAAAGATAGTAAAACAATCAAGGAGGAACTTCTTGAAGCTATTGCTCCGCTTGACCGAGGAGCTGAAGCTACTCCTGAAGACCAAGAACGAATTGATAAG ATTGCTCGTGATCTAGAAAAAGTGAACTCAGTAAAAGAGCCACTGAAATCTGATCTACTGAATGGAAAATGGGAACTTATTTATACAACTTCAGCATCAATTCTCCAAACTCAG AGACCCAAGTTGCTAAGATCGAGAGCGAATTACCAGGCAATTAATGCTGATATACTGAGGGCCCAGAATATGGAATCTTGGCCATTCTTCAATCAG GTGACAGCAGACTTGACTCCTTTGAATTCGAGAAAAGTAGCTGTTCAATTCGATCAATTCAAAATACTGGGTTTG ATACCTGTTAAAGCACCAGGAAGAGCTCGTGGTGAATTGGAAATCACATATTTAGATGAGGAGTTAAG AGTTTCAAGAGGTGACAAAGGAAACTTGTTCATTCTGAAAATGATAGATCCATCTTATAGAGTGCCTGTATGA
- the LOC113356264 gene encoding probable receptor-like protein kinase At1g11050, whose protein sequence is MSSLGMRQRYFQLLFTSSIFFFLASTLSSVSSITTTSNSTSSCPIDMSYVNKIPWDNSGCKNTTRNQKQQQTCCQTLLSLFGVGLSTHLKQTGYFHLPTHSAATSCVDEFQSNLNSLSLPSDISSTCFGNPDRFVISPQVCAGIQNTTDWISALGTSTLLDSSCNSDLSVLTSCDSCVAAGFKVQSKLMTIDRNTSHAMDCFYFAVLYAAGIANRYGPENFDTASCIFGLTIINNSSNGKKHHHINSLAFAVAGASVAVLGIICSLLGFLWWRRYQLQKRKKADEAGGLDSDQERSSKMKRPNTGSIWFKIKDLERATDNFSRKNMIGRGGFGIVYKGTLSDGSLVAVKKMIESDFQGNAEFCNEVEIISNLKHRNLVPLRGCCVTGDGEDGEEVNGSEQMRYLVYDFMPNGNLDDHLFLLNNKKKALSWPERKSIILDVAKGLAYLHYGVKPSIYHRDIKATNILLDSEMKARVADFGLAKQNREGQSHLTTRVAGTHGYLAPEYALYGQLTEKSDIYSFGIVTLEIMSGRRALDLNSLGSPTSVLITDWAWTLVKSGDTDQVFDETLLMLDDGNNNNNPKGIMERFVMVGILCAHVMVALRPTILDALKMLEGDIEVPPLPDRPLPLSHRSFCSSGNTFSSLSTTSTTGLQFNPGDMLR, encoded by the coding sequence ATGTCTTCTTTGGGGATGAGGCAAAGGTACTTTCAGTTACTATTTACAagttccattttcttcttcttagccTCAACTCTGAGCTCAGTTTCATCCATTACTACTACTTCAAATTCCACTTCTTCATGTCCAATTGATATGAGTTATGTCAATAAAATCCCATGGGATAATTCAGGATGTAAAAATACaacaagaaatcaaaaacaacaacaaacctGTTGTCAAACTCTTCTGAGTCTCTTTGGTGTAGGTCTCTCCACCCATCTCAAGCAAACTGGTTATTTTCATTTACCAACTCATTCAGCTGCAACTTCCTGTGTTGATGAATTCCAATCCAATCTCAATTCCCTTTCTTTACCATCAGACATCTCTTCAACTTGTTTTGGAAATCCTGATCGATTTGTAATCAGTCCACAGGTCTGTGCTGGGATCCAGAACACAACAGATTGGATTAGTGCACTTGGGACTTCAACACTGCTTGATTCTTCTTGTAATTCAGATCTTTCTGTTCTTACATCTTGTGATTCTTGTGTTGCTGCTGGTTTTAAAGTTCAATCAAAATTAATGACTATTGATAGAAATACTAGTCATGCTATGGATTGTTTTTACTTTGCTGTTCTTTATGCTGCTGGTATTGCTAATCGATatggtcctgagaattttgatactgCTAGTTGTATATTTGGATTGACAATCATTAACAATTCATCCAATGGGAAGAAACATCACCATATCAACTCTCTTGCTTTTGCCGTGGCTGGTGCTTCTGTGGCGGTGCTAGGGATAATCTGTTCTTTGCTGGGGTTTTTGTGGTGGAGACGCTACCAATTACAGAAGAGGAAGAAAGCTGATGAGGCTGGAGGTTTGGATTCTGATCAAGAAAGGAGTTCAAAGATGAAACGGCCAAATACTGGATCAATTTGGTTTAAGATTAAGGATCTTGAAAGAGCTACAGATAATTTCTCTCGGAAGAATATGATTGGGAGAGGTGGATTTGGGATTGTGTATAAGGGAACTTTGTCAGATGGGAGTCTAGTTGCAGTGAAGAAAATGATTGAATCAGATTTCCAAGGAAATGCAGAATTCTGCAATGAAGTTGAGATTATTAGCAATTTGAAGCATCGGAATCTTGTGCCGCTTCGCGGTTGTTGTGTTACTGGAGATGGCGAAGACGGCGAAGAGGTGAATGGAAGTGAACAGATGAGGTATCTTGTTTATGATTTCATGCCAAATGGTAACTTAGATGACCATCTCTTCTTGCTGAACAATAAGAAGAAGGCACTGAGTTGGCCAGAGAGGAAGTCTATAATACTAGATGTTGCAAAGGGTTTGGCATATCTGCATTACGGAGTCAAACCATCAATTTATCATAGAGATATTAAAGCGACGAATATACTTTTGGATTCAGAAATGAAAGCAAGAGTTGCAGATTTTGGATTAGCAAAACAAAATAGAGAAGGGCAATCTCATCTGACTACTAGAGTTGCAGGTACACATGGATATTTAGCACCAGAATATGCATTGTATGGGCAGTTGACAGAAAAGAGTGATATCTACAGTTTTGGTATTGTGACTTTGGAGATAATGAGTGGAAGAAGAGCATTGGATTTGAATTCATTAGGATCACCAACATCAGTTTTGATTACTGATTGGGCATGGACACTTGTGAAATCAGGAGACACTGACCAAGTTTTTGATGAAACATTGTTGATGCTGGATGatggtaataataataacaatccTAAAGGAATTATGGAAAGATTTGTGATGGTTGGAATACTATGTGCTCATGTAATGGTAGCTTTAAGACCTACCATTTTAGATGCACTCAAGATGTTAGAAGGTGACATTGAAGTTCCTCCTCTCCCTGATCGACCCTTACCACTCAGTCATCGATCTTTTTGTAGCAGCGGAAACACATTCAGTTCATTGTCAACAACATCCACGACTGGCCTTCAATTCAACCCTGGCGATATGCTCAGGTAA
- the LOC113356265 gene encoding ultraviolet-B receptor UVR8-like — protein sequence MEIMAEEEVTTPRRQLLLISAGASHSVALLSGNVVVSWGRGEDGQLGHGDAEDRPFPTQMSALDGHEIISITCGADHAIAYSESLMQLYSWGWGDFGRLGHGNSSDLFTPQPIKALGGVRIKQIACGDSHCLAVTMHGEVQSWGRNQNGQLGLGTTEDSLVPQKVQAFQGISVKMVAAGAEHTAAVTEDGELFGWGWGRYGNLGLGDRNDRLVPQKVTAVYGQKMVLVACGWRHTISVCASGSLYTYGWSKYGQLGHGDCEDQLIPHQLQALRNDVISQISGGWRHTMALTSDGKLYGWGWNKFGQVGVGDNVDHCVPVQVKFPIEQKVVQISCGWRHTLAVTERQNVFSWGRGTNGQLGHGENIDRNTPKIIEALSTDGFSCQNIEPSKAESLSGRMWVSPSKRYAIVPGESVQGQSFVPSNVSDLSVPESDVKRMRF from the exons ATGGAAATCATGGCAGAAGAAGAGGTGACTACACCAAGGCGTCAACTTCTTCTTATTTCAGCTGGTGCAAGTCACTCCGTTGCTTTGCTAT CTGGAAATGTCGTTGTCTCTTGGGGACGAGGGGAGGATGGGCAACTGGGACATGGAGATGCTGAAGATCGGCCTTTTCCTACTCAAATGAGCGCGTTGGATGGGCATGAGATAATATCTATTACTTGCGGAGCTGATCATGCAATTGCATATTCCGAGTCGCTGATGCAACTATATAGTTGGGGATG GGGTGATTTTGGTCGGTTGGGCCATGGTAACTCTAGTGATTTGTTTACTCCTCAACCCATTAAAGCACTTGGAGGTGTAAGAATAAAGCAAATTGCTTGTGGAGACAGCCACTGTCTGGCAGTTACTATGCATGGTGAAGTTCAGAG CTGGGGACGAAATCAAAATGGGCAGCTTGGTTTGGGCACTACCGAAGACTCACTTGTGCCGCAAAAGGTCCAAGCTTTCCAG GGAATATCGGTTAAAATGGTGGCTGCTGGTGCTGAACATACAGCTGCGGTTACAGAAGATGGTGAACTTTTTGGTTGGGGTTGGGGTCGATATGGAAACTTGGGTCTTGGTGACAGAAATGATCGACTAGTTCCTCAGAAGGTTACTGCTGTTTAT GGACAAAAGATGGTTCTAGTTGCATGTGGATGGCGCCATACGATATCTGTCTGTGCCTCAGGGAGTTTGTATACTTATGGGTGGAGTAAATATGGTCAACTAGGTCATGGGGATTGTGAGGATCAACTCATTCCTCATCAGTTACAAGCCTTACGCAATGATGTCATTTCTCAG ATATCAGGTGGCTGGCGACATACCATGGCTTTAACATCTGATGGAAAACTTTATGGATGGGGATGGAATAAG TTTGGACAGGTTGGTGTTGGTGATAATGTTGATCACTGCGTGCCTGTGCAAGTTAAGTTTCCAATTGAACAG AAAGTAGTGCAGATCTCCTGTGGGTGGAGGCACACACTTGCTGTAACAGAAAGACAGAATGTATTCTCATGGGGTAGGGGTACAAATGGACAACTTGGACATGGCGAGAACATCGACAG AAACACACCAAAGATAATAGAGGCCTTGAGCACTGATGGATTCAGTTGTCAAAACATTGAACCCTCCAAGGCCGAGTCTTTATCAG GAAGGATGTGGGTGTCACCATCAAAGAGATATGCAATTGTTCCCGGTGAATCT GTGCAGGGGCAGTCATTTGTCCCAAGCAATGTGAGTGATCTAAGTGTCCCGGAGAGCGATGTCAAAAGAATGCGCTTCTAA